Sequence from the Streptomyces peucetius genome:
AACCCGACAAAGTCTCGCATCCACGCAGGTCGCCTTGACGAACCAACCACCCGTCAGCACGATGACACAGGCCGCCGGGACGGCCGTGCATACCGCTACGAGCCGCCCGAAGGAGTCGCATACGTGACATCGACGACCCCGACGGCGCGGTCCGGGAAGAGCACGGCCCGGACCAGGGGCGCCGGAGACGACAGAGGCAGACCGCGCGGGGCGGGCAGACCACGCCGCGGACGGGTGGCCGACCACGGGGCCTGGTTCCTCGTCCTGCCCGCGCTGATCCCCATCCTGGTGCTGAGCGTGGGACCGCTGCTCTACGGCATCGCGCTCGCCTTCACCGACTCGCAGGCCGGACGCACCGAGCCCACCGAGTGGATCGGCACGCTCAACTTCCAGGACCTGCTGCACGACACCCTGTTCTGGGACTCGTTCCGGATCGGCCTGCTGTGGGCGGTCGGCGTGACCGTCCCGCAGTTTCTCCTCGCGCTGGGTCTGGCGCTGCTGCTCGACCAGCGGCTGCGGATGCGCTGGCTCGCCCGGGCACTGGCGATCGTGCCCTGGGCGATGCCGGAGGTCGTCGTCGGCATCATGTGGCGGCTCGTCTACAACCCGGACGCGGGCATCCTCAACGAGAGCATCCGGAGCCTTGGCCTCGGTGAGGGCAGGGACTGGCTCACCGGGCTCGCCACCGCACTGCCGGCGGTGATCGTCGTGGGGATCTGGGCGGGCATGCCGCAGACCACGGTCGCCCTGCTCGCCGGACTGCAGAACACACCGCACGAGCTGCACGAGGCGGCCGCCCTCGACGGCGCCGGCGCCTGGCGCAGGTTCCGTACGGTCACCTGGCCGGCGATCAGGCCCGTCGCGCTCGCGATCACCGCCCTCAACTTCATCTGGAACTTCAACTCCTTCGCCCTGGTGTATGTGCTCACCAACGGCGGACCGGGCGGCCGGACCCGGCTTCCCATGCTGTTCGCGTACGAAGAGGCCTTCCGCTACGGCCAGTTCGGCTACGCGGCGGCGATGGGCTGCGTGATGGTCGCCGTGATCTCCGTGATGCTCGCCTTCCACCTCGTGGGACGGCTCAAGGGAGGCGATGACGGATGACGGCCCGACGCATCGGCAGGGCGGGGAGAGCCGGGCAGTACGCCGCGCTGCTGGCGTACCTGGTCTTCCTCGCGTTCCCGTTCCTGTGGCTGATCTCGACCGCGTTCAAGCCGCCGCGTGAACTCGGTTCGCTGCATCCCACCTGGATTCCTGAGGACCCGACCCTGGCGAACTTCCGGCAGGCCTTCGACGAGCAGCCGCTGCTCCGGGCCGCCGGCAACAGTCTGGTCGCGGCCCTCGCCGCCGCGCTGATCGCCGTGGTGATCGCGACCCCCATGGCGTACACGATGGCCCGCAACCGCGGCAGGCTCACGACGGCGGCCACCGGCTGGGTCGTGGTCAGCCAGGCGTTCCCGTTCGTCCTGGTGATCATTCCGCTTTTCCTGATCCTGAAGAACCTCCATCTGATCAACACCCTGGTCGGTCTGATCACGGTCTATGTGGTGTGGTCACTGCCGTTCGCGCTGTGGATGCTGGTCGGCTATGTGCGGGCGGTGCCGATGGAGCTGGAGGAGGCCGCCTCGGTCGACGGGGCCGGCCGGCTGCGTACGCTCGTGTCGGTCACCGCGCCGCTGCTCGCGCCGGGCATCGTCGCCACCGCGCTGTTCGCGTTCATCACCGCGTGGAACGAGTTCTTCTTCGCGCTCGTCCTGCTCAAGACCCCGGAGAAGCAGACCTTGCCGGTCGTCCTCACCCACTTCCTGGGCGCGGAGGGTGTCGCCGACCTCGGGCCGCTCGCCGCGGCCGCCTTCCTCGCGACGATCCCCTCGCTCGTCATCTTCGCCGTCATCCAGAAGCGGATCACGGGCGGCATGCTGGCAGGGGCGGTGAAGAGCTGATGCGCGCACAGGGACGACGAGGCCGGCTGCTCACTGCCGCCGCCGCACTCGCTCTGCTGATGACGGGCTGCTCCGGCGGCCCGGCCCGCGACGACGGCACGGTCCGGCTCCGTTTCCAGTCGCTGGCCTGGCAGAAGGAGTCCGTCGACGCCAACAAGGAGCTGGTGAGGGAGTGGAACGCCGCCCACCCCGACATCCAGGTCGAGTACGTCCAGGGCAGCTGGGACAGCGTGCACGACCAGTTGCTGACCTCGTTCGAGGGCGGCGAGGCGCCCGACGTGATCCATGACGCCTCCGACGATCTCGCCGACTTCGCCTACGGCGGTTATCTCGCCGACCTGACGGAGCTGCTCCCGGAGCGCCTGAAATCGGACATCCCGGAGCAGAGCTGGGAGACGACGACGTTCGGCGACGGTGTCTACGGTGTCCCGTTCCTCCAGGAGCCGCGGGTACTGATCGCCAACACGAAGATCCTCCGAGCGTCCGGGGTGCGGGTGCCGACGGCCGCGAAGCCATGGAGCTGGGCGGAGTTCCGTCAGGTCACCAAGGATCTGACGGAGCGGATGGGGGACGGGAAGTATGCCGTCGCCTGGCCGCTCAAGGAGCCCGTCTCCGTCACGCTCAACCTCGGCCTCTCCGCCGGCGGCCGGCTGTTCCACCGCGGTGACGACGGCAAGGTCACCGTCGACTTCCAAGGCGGCGACGCCGTGGTGCCCAGGACGATCCACGACCAGGTGAACGTCGACCGGAGCGCCTCGCGCAGCACGCTCGGCATGGGCGGCTCCGACTCGCTTCCCGGCTTCTTCGGCGGCAAGTACGCGATGGTCCCGCTGGGCTTCTCCTACCGGCAGCAGATAGCGCAGCAGGCACCGGAGGGCTTCGAGTGGACCGTGCTGCCCGCTCCGGCCGGCCCCGGCGGGCCGGTCCAGGGCGTGAGCCCGCAGACGCTGTCGATCTCCGAGGACAGTGCGCACAAGAGGGAGGCCATGCGGTTCGTCGACTTCATGCTCCGCCCGCCGAACATGGTGCGGCTGGCGAAGGGCGACTGGATGCTGCCGACCGGCACGCAGGCTCTGAAGGACCCGGCTCTGCACACGCCGGAGCACGGCTGGGCGACCGGCGCCGCTCTCGCGAGGAGCCTGAGATCCGCGCCGGCGCAGTCGGTGCGCGGCTACCCGGAGTGGAAGGACAAGGTGGCGACGCCCGCGTACCAGGAGTACTACAGCGGCGCGATCGACGAGAAGGAGCTGAAGGAGCGGCTGACACGGGACGGGAATCTGGTGCTGGCCCGCTACCAGCGCTGACGACGGCGCGACGACCGGGTGGTCGCCGCGCCGCGCGGGTGCTCGCCGTCAGGCGGTCAGGAGGCGGTGCAGGCGCCGACGCTCGGCGCGTTCCAGTTGCCGTTCGCCATGACCGTGAAGCCGAAGCTCGTTGAACTTCCGGCCGCGAGAGCTCCGTTGCCGTTCGGCCGCATGGTCATCACATTGCCGCTGCTGTCCCAGGTCGGGCTGCCGTTCCAGGTGGCGGAGATTTTCTGGGGCGAGGACACCGTCACGTTCACGCTCCAGCCGCTGATCGGGGCACTGCCGGCCCTGACGGTCACCTGGCCGTTGAAGCGGTCGCCCCAGCGGTTGGTCTCCGCGTACGACACGGTGCAGGTGGCGCC
This genomic interval carries:
- a CDS encoding carbohydrate ABC transporter permease, producing the protein MTSTTPTARSGKSTARTRGAGDDRGRPRGAGRPRRGRVADHGAWFLVLPALIPILVLSVGPLLYGIALAFTDSQAGRTEPTEWIGTLNFQDLLHDTLFWDSFRIGLLWAVGVTVPQFLLALGLALLLDQRLRMRWLARALAIVPWAMPEVVVGIMWRLVYNPDAGILNESIRSLGLGEGRDWLTGLATALPAVIVVGIWAGMPQTTVALLAGLQNTPHELHEAAALDGAGAWRRFRTVTWPAIRPVALAITALNFIWNFNSFALVYVLTNGGPGGRTRLPMLFAYEEAFRYGQFGYAAAMGCVMVAVISVMLAFHLVGRLKGGDDG
- a CDS encoding carbohydrate ABC transporter permease → MTARRIGRAGRAGQYAALLAYLVFLAFPFLWLISTAFKPPRELGSLHPTWIPEDPTLANFRQAFDEQPLLRAAGNSLVAALAAALIAVVIATPMAYTMARNRGRLTTAATGWVVVSQAFPFVLVIIPLFLILKNLHLINTLVGLITVYVVWSLPFALWMLVGYVRAVPMELEEAASVDGAGRLRTLVSVTAPLLAPGIVATALFAFITAWNEFFFALVLLKTPEKQTLPVVLTHFLGAEGVADLGPLAAAAFLATIPSLVIFAVIQKRITGGMLAGAVKS
- a CDS encoding ABC transporter substrate-binding protein; translation: MRAQGRRGRLLTAAAALALLMTGCSGGPARDDGTVRLRFQSLAWQKESVDANKELVREWNAAHPDIQVEYVQGSWDSVHDQLLTSFEGGEAPDVIHDASDDLADFAYGGYLADLTELLPERLKSDIPEQSWETTTFGDGVYGVPFLQEPRVLIANTKILRASGVRVPTAAKPWSWAEFRQVTKDLTERMGDGKYAVAWPLKEPVSVTLNLGLSAGGRLFHRGDDGKVTVDFQGGDAVVPRTIHDQVNVDRSASRSTLGMGGSDSLPGFFGGKYAMVPLGFSYRQQIAQQAPEGFEWTVLPAPAGPGGPVQGVSPQTLSISEDSAHKREAMRFVDFMLRPPNMVRLAKGDWMLPTGTQALKDPALHTPEHGWATGAALARSLRSAPAQSVRGYPEWKDKVATPAYQEYYSGAIDEKELKERLTRDGNLVLARYQR